From Ipomoea triloba cultivar NCNSP0323 chromosome 5, ASM357664v1, the proteins below share one genomic window:
- the LOC116020551 gene encoding pectinesterase 1-like, translating into MATCNLQPLLGISPRTPVFRWKTIFQFLLITTLSLSSSFSLSDISPSRLCRTAIDQDACETILKQTVPSYGGNTIRTPADLLRKFLADYLPSMEAATVEFGKVRGELNHPREIQAIADCVELMEFSINEVRDTITIKNLRRRHADAQTSLSAVLTNHLTCLDGLDPPEKSPAKGVLESLISKSRVALAVLAEIIGQNDFRRQETCSE; encoded by the exons ATGGCCACCTGCAACCTGCAGCCTCTTCTTGGCATCAGTCCCAGAACCCCAGTTTTCAGGTGGAAAACCATCTTCCAATTCCTTTTAATCACAACactatcattatcatcatcctTTAGTCTCTCTGATATATCCCCTTCAAGATTATGCCGCACTGCCATTGATCAAGACGCCTGCGAAACCATACTGAAACAAACGGTGCCGAGCTACGGCGGAAACACGATCAGAACTCCGGCGGATTTGCTCCGGAAATTTTTGGCCGATTATCTTCCTTCCATGGAAGCTGCAACGGTGGAGTTTGGTAAGGTCAGAGGCGAATTAAACCACCCCAGAGAAATTCAAGCTATTGCAGACTGTGTAGAGCTCATGGAATTCTCAATTAATGAAGTTCGAGACACCATTACAATTAAAAATCTCCGGCGCCGCCACGCCGACGCCCAGACTTCTCTCAGCGCCGTCCTCACCAACCACCTCACTTGCCTGGACGGCCTAGACCCGCCGGAGAAATCTCCGGCGAAGGGCGTTCTTGAATCCCTGATTTCAAAATCCAGAGTAGCCTTAGCAGTTCTCGCTGAAATCATCGGCCAGAACGATTTCCGA CGACAGGAAACTTGTTCGGAGTAA
- the LOC116020552 gene encoding pectinesterase 2.2-like — translation MKGLYKENVDMNAKSPVMIYGDGMTQTVFTGDHSFGDNYTTYNSYTLAAKGPGVILQDLCVRNTAGAAKHQAVALMVGGDKSIINRCFLDGYQDTLYTHSKRQFYRDCTVTGTIDFVFGNAAVVLQNCTLVAKKPGPAQQNMVTAQGRADPNQNTGISLHLCNLTPSPKLKPVIDRFPTFLGRPWRNFARTMVMESYIGAHINPAGWHEWSGTVFLDTLWFGEFSNHGPGSATKSRVKWSTFHAISDRSVASKFTVSGLLQDEEKWVIQSGVDCMEGLLPPRKINQTNVNSHKEATPFRTRSFKFYNELSKIYSKDRAIGKDAQTADDVVEEIQAEEQNDIRVDTDDSTFVGLDDFDFMSTQVEPQNDGRKRSNSSKRKRSTDEAIEICAESMLNAAKLISNTMSEVGKNLSDGLQYDRDMDMFQKLDRVLQEVDGLTLDEMDLVSLKLTDHPNKVAFFLSLHPDGRLQWIRRFLAGH, via the exons ATGAAGGGATTGTACAAGGAGAACGTGGACATGAACGCAAAGAGCCCTGTGATGATCTACGGCGACGGCATGACCCAGACCGTCTTCACCGGCGATCATAGTTTTGGGGATAATTACACCACCTACAACAGTTACACCCTTG CTGCAAAAGGTCCGGGTGTGATTCTGCAAGACCTTTGCGTCCGGAACACGGCGGGAGCGGCGAAGCATCAGGCGGTGGCGCTGATGGTGGGGGGTGATAAGTCCATCATAAACCGGTGCTTCCTCGACGGCTACCAAGACACTCTATACACCCATTCCAAACGCCAATTCTACCGAGACTGCACCGTCACGGGAACCATCGACTTCGTATTCGGCAACGCCGCCGTCGTGCTCCAAAACTGCACCCTCGTGGCCAAGAAGCCCGGCCCGGCCCAACAAAACATGGTGACGGCCCAGGGCCGGGCTGACCCGAACCAAAACACCGGGATTTCTCTCCACCTCTGTAACCTCACGCCCAGCCCGAAACTGAAGCCCGTCATCGACCGCTTCCCCACGTTCCTGGGCCGCCCGTGGCGCAACTTCGCCAGAACCATGGTTATGGAATCTTACATCGGGGCCCACATCAACCCCGCGGGGTGGCATGAGTGGAGCGGGACGGTCTTCCTGGACACGTTGTGGTTCGGCGAGTTCTCTAACCATGGCCCCGGGTCGGCTACCAAGAGCAGGGTAAAGTGGTCCACTTTTCACGCCATTTCCGACCGCTCCGTCGCCTCCAAGTTCACCGTCTCCGGGCTTTTGCAGGATGAAGAAAAATGGGTTATCCAGAGCGGCGTGGATTGCATGGAGGGTCTTCTTCCTCCTCGTAAAATCAATCAGACAAATGTTAAT AGTCATAAAGAAGCTACACCATTTAGAACAAGAAGCTTTAAGTTTTATAATGAGTTATCTaaaatatattccaaagatCGTGCAATTGGAAAAGATGCACAGACAGCAGACGATGTAGTTGAAGAAATACAAGctgaagaacaaaatgatataaGAGTTGATACAGATGATAGTACATTTGTTGGTTTGGATGATTTTGATTTCATGAGTACACAGGTTGAGCCACAAAATGatggaagaaaaagaagcaaTTCAAGTAAGAGAAAAAGGAGTACCGATGAAGCTATCGAGATATGTGCTGAGAGTATGCTTAATGCTGCAAAGCTAATAAGCAATACAATGTCAGAAGTTGGTAAGAACTTGTCTGATGGCCTTCAATATGATCGTGATATGGATATGTTTCAGAAGCTTGATCGTGTATTACAAGAGGTTGATGGTTTGACTTTAGATGAAATGGACCTTGTTTCGTTAAAGCTCACTGATCATCCTAATAAAGTGGCTTTTTTTCTCAGTCTTCATCCTGATGGAAGACTACAGTGGATCAGAAGATTTCTTGCTGGCCATTAA
- the LOC116018757 gene encoding DDRGK domain-containing protein 1 — protein MEDVLVAILSMLLVLALVPLYLWKRRQSSQSSEEHEEDTQVRQRDAVVRATGTRRMRRRPAASAASSSSAAAAIEESADESDDEASGDGYYAAKASKKKEKKRQEREAQRQADEAARESRQTKQSRYDDMRRRKEEEREAKEHALEEEAKARQAKEEEAAALEFEKWKDAFSVDAEGTTESDVQDESQGLLYDFVEYIKKHKCVPLEDLAAEFKLRTQECINRINSLEEMGRLSGVMDDRGKYIYISLEEMKAVADYIKREGRVSISHLASKSNQFIDLEPKAQFVEDIGSVEEIAVA, from the exons ATGGAGGATGTATTAGTCGCAATACTTTCGATGCTCCTTGTTTTGGCTCTAGTACCTCTGTATCTGTGGAAACGTCGGCAGAGTTCTCAATCCTCCGAGGAGCATGAAGAAGACACTCAG GTTAGGCAGAGGGATGCTGTTGTTAGGGCAACTGGAACACGGCGCATGCGTAGGAGACCAGCTGCTTCAGCTGCCAGCTCATCTTCAGCAGCTGCTGCTATAGAAG AAAGTGCTGATGAAAGTGATGATGAAGCTTCTGGAGATGGATACTATGCTGCCAAAGCAtcaaagaagaaggaaaagaagCGTCAAGAACGGGAAGCACAGAGACAG GCTGACGAAGCTGCTCGTGAATCAAGGCAGACAAAACAAAGCCGTTATGATGATATGAGAAGGAGAAAAGAGGAGGAGCGTGAGGCTAAAGAACATGCCTTA gaaGAAGAAGCTAAAGCTCGTCAGGCAAAAGAGGAAGAAGCTGCTGCACTTGAGTTTGAAAAATGGAAGGATGCATTTTCAGTCGATGCTGAAGGTACTACTGAAAGTGATGTACAAGATGAAAGCCAGGGCTTGCTTTATGATTTTGTGGAATACATCAAG AAGCACAAATGTGTTCCACTGGAGGATCTTGCTGCAGAATTCAAGCTGAGGACCCAG GAGTGCATCAATCGGATTAACTCACTGGAAGAGATGG GGAGACTTTCGGGTGTCATGGACGATAGAGGGAAGTACATATACATCTCGCTGGAAGAAATGAAAGCTGTGGCAGACTATATCAAGCGTGAGGGCAGGGTTAGCATATCACATCTCGCTAGTAAATCTAACCAGTTCATAGACTTGGAGCCAAAAGCGCAGTTTGTTGAGGACATTGGCAGTGTAGAGGAGATAGCTGTTGCCTGA
- the LOC116018754 gene encoding COBRA-like protein 10: MSISWRILALACCIAAISYTAKSATPAADDYDYDTEKPAAPPPEQQHCAGIFLTYSFQGREKIYPLVKNTSAQAWSFKATLSILNAGKVELKAWKVFVGFHYNELLVSADGAVVVDADDFPILVGKNGTVFAGYPMTDLKTAIDTAGDFTQMQAQIEIKGTQFGLKEKATPMPKSIKLKNDGFKCPAAKKKPTYMSVCCKKDPKFKPKKEKKTKFMPKRYGDLSFTYDVLAAYDNKYQAQVTIDNNSPLGRLDQWNLTWQWMKNEFIYSMKGAFPHVKDPSQCIYGPQGQYYQQFDFTNVLNCQTRPVISDLPPTFINDNKIGKLPFCCRNGTLLPKTMNETKSRAIFQMEVFKLPPDLNRTAITPPQNWKITGQLNPTYKCGPPMRIDPSEFPDPMGTAMTTTAVASWQISCNISTPKHKEAKCCVSFSAYFTDSVVPCNTCACGCDADDEEQTPKRCNQNAAALPLPADALLVPFANRTAKALAWASMKHHKVPRRLPCPDNCGVSLNWHLDSDYRSGWTARITLFNWRDDPFANWFTAIQLKRAGKGFENVYSFNGTMLKGDGLDHTIFMQGLPGLNYLVGEVNGTHPGTDPRVPGKQQSVISFLKKGLPHLKIASGDGFPSKVIFNGEECALPKRIPKKDTGAAHTLRTGFLPPLFIAFLTFLLLSDRFN, encoded by the exons ATGAGTATATCATGGAGGATATTAGCCCTCGCTTGCTGCATCGCCGCCATCTCTTACACCGCCAAATCCGCCACCCCGGCCGCCGACGATTATGACTACGACACCGAGAAGCCGGCCGCCCCGCCGCCGGAGCAGCAGCACTGCGCCGGCATATTCCTCACCTACAGCTTCCAGGGGCGCGAGAAGATCTATCCGCTCGTGAAGAACACGTCAGCGCAGGCCTGGTCCTTCAAGGCCACGCTGTCCATTCTGAACGCGGGAAAAGTGGAGCTGAAGGCGTGGAAGGTGTTCGTGGGGTTCCATTACAACGAGCTGTTGGTGTCGGCCGACGGGGCGGTCGTGGTTGACGCCGACGATTTTCCGATCCTGGTGGGGAAGAACGGGACGGTGTTCGCCGGATATCCGATGACGGATTTGAAGACGGCCATCGACACCGCCGGTGATTTCACCCAGATGCAGGCCCAGATTGAAATTAAGGGAACGCAATTTGGGTTGAAGGAGAAGGCCACCCCCATGCCTAAATCAATCAAGCTCAAAAATGATGGGTTTAAATGCCCTGCCGCCAAAAAAAAAC CAACCTACATGAGCGTGTGCTGCAAGAAGGACCCCAAGTTCAAGCccaagaaggagaagaagaccAAGTTTATGCCCAAACGCTACGGCGACCTGAGCTTCACCTACGACGTTCTCGCCGCCTACGACAACAAATACCAAGCCCAAGTCACCATCGACAACAACAGCCCTCTCGGCCGTCTCGATCAATGGAATCTCACCTGGCAATGGATGAAAAACGAGTTCATTTACTCCATGAAAGGCGCTTTCCCCCACGTCAAAGACCCCTCCCAATGCATCTACGGCCCTCAGGGACAGTACTATCAACAATTCGATTTCACCAACGTTTTGAACTGTCAGACCCGCCCTGTCATCTCCGATCTCCCCCCAACTTTCATCAATGATAATAAGATCGGAAAACTGCCGTTTTGTTGCCGGAATGGGACGTTGTTGCCGAAGACTATGAATGAGACGAAATCCAGGGCGATTTTTCAGATGGAGGTGTTTAAACTCCCGCCGGATCTCAACCGGACCGCTATTACGCCGCCGCAGAACTGGAAGATCACGGGGCAGTTGAACCCTACGTATAAATGCGGGCCGCCGATGCGGATCGACCCGAGTGAGTTCCCCGACCCGATGGGCACCGCTATGACCACAACCGCCGTGGCGTCGTGGCAGATCTCGTGTAATATTTCCACGCCTAAACATAAAGAGGCGAAATGCTGCGTGTCGTTCTCCGCGTATTTCACGGACTCGGTGGTCCCGTGCAACACGTGCGCGTGCGGGTGCGACGCGGACGACGAGGAGCAGACGCCCAAGCGGTGCAACCAGAACGCGGCCGCCCTGCCGCTCCCCGCGGACGCCCTGCTCGTCCCGTTCGCGAACCGCACGGCGAAGGCCCTCGCGTGGGCCTCCATGAAACACCATAAAGTGCCACGTAGGCTCCCCTGCCCGGACAACTGCGGGGTCAGCCTCAACTGGCACCTCGACTCGGACTACCGCTCGGGCTGGACGGCCCGCATCACCCTCTTCAACTGGCGCGACGACCCGTTCGCCAACTGGTTCACGGCCATCCAGCTCAAGCGGGCCGGCAAGGGGTTCGAAAACGTTTACTCGTTCAACGGGACCATGCTCAAAGGAGATGGCCTCGACCACACTATATTCATGCAAGGCCTCCCGGGCCTCAACTACCTAGTCGGAGAGGTAAATGGGACCCACCCGGGGACCGATCCTAGAGTGCCCGGAAAACAACAATCCGTCATCTCCTTCTTGAAGAAAGGTCTTCCTCACCTTAAAATAGCGTCCGGAGATGGGTTCCCTTCTAAGGTCATCTTTAATGGCGAAGAGTGCGCTCTCCCAAAACGCATTCCCAAGAAAGATACTGGAGCAGCCCATACACTCCGAACCGGGTTCTTGCCACCGCTTTTCATTGCTTTCCTCACTTTCTTGCTCTTGTCGGACCGGTTCAACTGA
- the LOC116018758 gene encoding early nodulin-like protein 3, giving the protein MAQTTSSTSLYGIILGSLSVLLLIQRGCASYTFKVGGAGDWAVPSDPNTNTYNQWAEKTRFQIGDTLMFMYPADKDSVLLVTKDDFTNCNTQAPLEKYSDGHTVFSFNHSGAFYFISGVQDNCKKNQKVVVVVMADRSGRSSAPSPSPSEQQVLPPSPPPAGEEAAPSPAEASPPAPTTSSEVPFPSPSSAPAGEEAPPPPDNSTPAPSQESNPPKKGNGNAASSTFTATVSSIGALIGSSIILAF; this is encoded by the exons ATGGCTCAAACTACGAGTTCGACATCATTGTATGGAATAATTCTGGGGTCCCTTTCTGTATTGCTGCTGATACAGAGAGGCTGTGCCTCTTATACCTTCAAAGTTGGAGGTGCTGGAGATTGGGCTGTTCCTTCTGATCCTAATACTAACACTTATAATCAGTGGGCTGAGAAGACTCGGTTTCAAATTGGAGACACCCTTA TGTTTATGTACCCAGCTGACAAAGACTCGGTGCTTCTTGTAACCAAGGATGACTTCACAAATTGCAACACGCAAGCTCCTTTGGAGAAATACAGTGATGGCCATACTGTCTTCAGCTTCAATCATTCTGGGGCGTTCTACTTCATCAGCGGAGTGCAGGACAACTGCAAGAAGAACCAGAAAGTGGTGGTCGTCGTCATGGCTGATAGAAGCGGCCGCTCTTCTGCGCCTTCGCCGTCACCATCGGAGCAACAAGTGCTTCCTCCATCTCCGCCACCGGCAGGGGAAGAGGCGGCACCTTCACCGGCTGAGGCGTCGCCACCCGCACCAACTACCTCATCAGAGGTGCCATTTCCATCCCCGTCCTCAGCCCCGGCCGGGGAGGAAGCGCCGCCACCACCTGATAACTCAACGCCGGCGCCTTCTCAAGAGTCTAATCCCCCAAAGAAGGGTAACGGTAACGCTGCATCTTCAACTTTCACAGCTACCGTTAGCTCCATTGGAGCTCTTATCGGTTCCTCCATCATCCTAGCATTTTGA
- the LOC116018755 gene encoding protein disulfide isomerase-like 5-4, protein MVSTSKIKSVDFYRKIPRDLTEASLSGAGLSLFAAFCMILLFGMELSDYLTVSTTTSVVVDESADGDFLRIDFNISFPALSCEFASVDVSDVLGTNRLNITKTVRKYSIDSNLVPTGSEFQSGAIANAIKHDEEVNEEHAEGAVRLTGRNFDRVSHLYPIVVVNFYAPWCYWSNRLKPSWEKAAQIVRERYDPESDGRIILGKVDCTEEVDLCRRNHIQGYPSIRIFRKGSDVRDDHGHHNHESYYGDRDTDSLVKTMEELVAPIALESQKVSSDSKSVDVTDGIKRPAPVTGGCRVEGFVRVKKVPGNVVVSARSAAHSFDASQMNMSHVIYRFSFGKMLTPKAASDVKRLIPYLGQSFDKLRGNAYITNPKESRENVTIEHYLQVVKTEVVARSYKIAEDYEYTAHSSLVHSTSIPVAKFHFEPSPLQVLITEDSKSFSHFLTNVCAIIGGVFTVAGIVDSIWHNTMRLMKKVELGKNF, encoded by the exons ATGGTTTCGACGAGTAAAATCAAATCCGTTGATTTTTACAG GAAAATTCCAAGAGATCTGACTGAGGCATCGCTGTCTGGTGCTGGCCTATCCCTTTTTGCAGCCTTTTGCATGATCCTTTTATTTGGAATG GAACTAAGTGATTACTTGACTGTGAGCACCACGACATCAGTAGTTGTTGATGAAAGTGCTGATGGGGATTTTTTACGAATTGATTTTAACATTAG TTTTCCCGCGTTGTCTTGTGAGTTTGCATCTGTGGATGTGAGTGATGTCCTGGGAACG AATAGGTTGAATATAACAAAAACAGTGCGCAAGTATTCCATAGATTCAAATTTGGTGCCTACTGGTTCTGAATTTCAATCTGGAGCAATTGCAAATGCTATTAAGCATGATGAGGAAGTAAATGAAGAGCATGCTGAAGGTGCTGTGAGACTAACTGGCCGTAATTTTGATAGAGTATCACACCT aTATCCAATTGTGGTCGTGAATTTCTATGCCCCTTGGTGCTATTGGAGCAACCGATTG AAACCTTCTTGGGAGAAAGCAGCCCAAATAGTAAGAGAAAG ATATGACCCAGAAAGTGATGGGAGAATTATTTTGGGAAAGGTTGATTGCACTGAAGAAGTTGATTTATGTAGAAG GAATCACATACAAGGTTATCCATCTATTCGCATCTTCAGGAAAGGAAGCGATGTtag AGATGATCATGGGCACCATAATCACGAGTCATACTATGGTGACCGGGATACAGACAGCCTGGTGAAG ACGATGGAAGAACTGGTTGCACCTATTGCATTGGAGTCTCAAAAGGTTAGTTCAGATAGTAAGTCTGTCGACGTGACAGATGGGATAAAAAGACCTGCACCAGTAACTGGAGGATGCAGAGTTGAAGGCTTTGTGCGTGTTAAGAAG GTTCCTGGAAACGTTGTTGTATCAGCTCGTTCAGCAGCTCATTCATTTGATGCTTCTCAGATGAACATGTCACATGTAATTTACCGATTTTCCTTTGGTAAGATGTTAACTCCAAAGGCGGCGAGCGATGTGAAGAGGTTAATACCATACCTTGGTCAAAGCTTTGACAAGTTGAGAGGCAATGCATACATTACTAATCCAAAGGAGTCACGTGAAAATGTTACC ATTGAGCATTACCTTCAAGTAGTGAAAACAGAGGTGGTTGCAAGATCCTATAAAATAGCTGAGGACTATGAGTACACAGCTCATAGTAGTTTGGTTCACAGTACTTCCATACCTGTTGCAAAGTTTCATTTTGAGCCGTCGCCTTTACAG GTCCTCATAACAGAAGACTCAAAATCTTTTTCACACTTCCTTACAAATGTATGTGCCATTATCGGAGGTGTTTTTACG GTAGCTGGCATAGTTGATTCCATTTGGCACAATACTATGAGGCTCATGAAAAAAGTTGAACTAGGAAAGAATTTTTGA
- the LOC116020070 gene encoding electron transfer flavoprotein subunit alpha, mitochondrial: protein MATRTMLSAFRNRSLTSRIISHHRSLRTLVLAEHEGGSIKTSSLSAIEAAKSLGDENSISVLLAGSGPSIKEVASRAASCHPSVSEVLLADSEKFSNPLAEPWAKLVHLVHQKGGYSHIISASSSFGKNILPRAAALLDVSPITDVTEISGPNLFVRPTYAGNALSTVRYTGSIPCMLTIRAPSFPPVTVAADSKSDAASIDQVDISILNEDGAVGKSRYIKVCSQNTERPDLGNARVVVTGGRALKSAENFKMIEKLAEKLGAAVGATRAAVDAGYVPNDLQVGQTGKIVAPQLYMAFGVSGAIQHIAGMRDSKIIVAVNKDADAPIFQVADYGLVGDLFEVIPELLEKLPEKK, encoded by the exons ATGGCTACTCGGACGATGCTCTCCGCCTTCAGAAACCGTTCTCTTACTTCACGCATAATCTCGCATCATCGATCT CTCAGGACATTGGTTTTAGCTGAACATGAAGGGGGTTCTATCAAGACCTCATCATTAAGTGCAATAGAAGCAGCCAAATCTTTGGGTGATGAGAATTCTATATCTGTACTTCTTGCTGGATCAGGTCCTTCAATCAAGGAGGTTGCTTCACGGGCTGCATCATGCCATCCTTCTGTTTCCGAG GTTCTTCTTGCTGATTctgaaaaattttcaaatccTCTAGCAGAACCATGGGCTAAGCTAGTCCATTTGGTTCACCAGAAAGGTGGATACTCACATATAATTTCTGCATCAAGTTCATTTGGGAAAAACATACTACCCCGTGCAGCTGCCCTTCTGGATGTTTCTCCAATTACTGATGTCACTGAGATTTCTGGACCTAATCTCTTTGTGAG ACCAACATATGCTGGAAATGCTCTTTCTACTGTTCGGTATACTGGCTCCATCCCTTGTATGTTGACCATTAGAGCTCCATCTTTTCCACCTGTTACAGTAGCAGCTGATTCAAAATCAGATGCAGCCTCCATTGACCAGGTTGATATTTCAATCTTGAATGAAG ATGGTGCAGTTGGTAAATCAAGATATATAAAAGTTTGCTCTCAAAATACGGAGCGCCCAGATTTGGGAAATGCACGTGTTGTGGTCACAGGGGGACGGGCTTTGAAAAGCGCTGAGAACTTTAAAATGATAGAGAAGCTTGCAGAGAAACTTGGGGCAGCAG TTGGTGCAACTCGTGCAGCAGTTGATGCGGGATATGTTCCTAATGATCTCCAG GTTGGGCAGACTGGAAAGATTGTTGCTCCACAATTATATATGGCTTTTGGTGTTTCCGGAGCCATTCAACACATAGCAGGCATGAGAGATTCCAAAATCATTGTTGCTGTAAATAAAGACGCTGATGCACCCATATTCCAG GTTGCAGACTATGGACTTGTAGGAGACCTTTTTGAGGTCATACCAGAGTTGTTAGAGA